ATCTATCATGTCTCCTGAGATCCTGGGATTACCTGCCAGGTCATATTCCGGCAGTTCAATCCCTTCAGGAAGATCTAAGGTGCCAGCATCAATACAAGGCGAACCTTCCGATAAAGAATACCTGTCAGGCATACTCATATCAAACATCGGATCGCAATCAAGATTACCTTCCAGCCAGTTCAAGGATCCCCAATAGCCGCCTACTCCGGCTTCTCCTCCCTGGACAAGGGAATGATCAACGGTAATTTCAGGCAGCATCATATCATAATAATCCATGAATAAAGCCCTGTTATCTACATCATAAACAATACAGTTCACCAGATTCAACCGGGAATCCATTACATAGATAGCCGGATCAGTTTCATCATTTGTACGGGTATTGGATACCACACAGTTAATCATGTTCACATCCGAAAAGAGCGAAAAATCACACCCTGTTGCACACAAAACCGGATAAGTACTATTCTCTGTATAAATATCCACAAATTTACAATTGATCAGATCAAAACGGGCATATTCAAAAGCAGTATCAGACATTGTGCCAATACCACAAGCCATATCAGAAGGATATAACTCGTTTTGATTTTGATATACACCACTGATATCAACATTCTCCAGCAGCATATATTGATCACTGTAATGAGTTAAAAAAATGGGGCAAGTCCCTATTACATCATATATTTTTAAATCTCGTAATACAGCATTGCACATGGCAAGATTTATCACATTACCGATCCATGATAATTCACTTATTGTTATGTTCTCAAGTGTGAGACCGTCAGCATCGTTTATCCAGATATTTGGGTGTAAATTTCCACCTAAAAGTGTCATATTCCTTATCACAATGTTGAACGATATTGATTCTGTGCACACAATATGACATGGATAACCCTCTGTAGAAATGACCGTGTTTTCCTCTGACTCACCCTCAATAACCAGATTACTGTGTAAATGCCAGGGCAGTTTTTCATTATTCGCTGAAATACCATAATATCCATCCGATACATGCAGTGTATGCGTTTCTGGGCTACTGCCATCATACATTGCAAGAGCATAACTCACTGTCTGCAAAGGCTGGTCAGCCGATAAACCACTATTTTCATTATCTCCATCCGGCGAGACATAAATATCTTCTGAAATTGGATCTATTAGATGATCTATAACAGTCAAATTAATAAATTGAGGGTCTTCAATAGGAGGATTCTGAAAACTTTTTACAAAATATGAATTATATTGAGAAACTGTAAACAGAGCAAGAGTAATGTCAAGTACTAACCCATCTACATTTGAATAAGCAATATCATTAGTTTTACCACAATAATTTAAATATATGCTGTTAAGCTCAGTTTCACTAAAATCACATTCAGTATTATGTATAAAAATTCCTCCTGCATCAGTAACAGCAGTGTTTCCGGTTATTTCATTAGCGGATAATGATGCAGTAGTACAAAACAGACAGATTCCACCTCCGATAAATGCCCTGTTATTTATTACCTTGCAATGATTTATTGTAATATCTATACCAAAAGCATATATTCCTCCACCTAATGCGTGTTCATCATGCAAAGAACGGGCAAATCCGTTCTGGATTGTAAATCCAGTTATAACCACGGCAAAAAAATCACTATTATTTTGTGTTGTTGCCAAAACAGATGTTATACTATTGCCGTCCAGTATGGTACTGTCTATATAACTTTCTTCTCCGCTTATACCATATAAACTCATTAAGGTAATTTCTTTATAAAGGTGGATATTTTCATAATAAATCCCGGGATATACCAGTAATGAATCTCCGGCAATAGAAGCATCCATCGCTTCATTTACACTGGCATAATTCCCGGTTCCATCAAGATTAACTGTAATTAATGCCGAGGATAAAGATAATGGAATAAGAAATATCAAAATTACAAATTTCATTTTTTCTCCCAAAGGGTGTGCGTTTCTGAGGAAACGCACACCTGTATTATTTACATTTCACGGGATCATTTCATCAATACCATCTTGTTGGAAACGGAACCCTGATCACTATTTAATCTATAGAAATAAATTCCACTGCTAACCTTATTCCCCCTGTTATTTCTTCCCTTCCAGCTTATCACATGTTCTCTTCCTCCCATATAGGAATCCAGGTCATAATTCTTCACTTCCTGACCTCTGATATTGTAAATAGTTAATTCTGCTCCAGAGGTTTCCATACTCAGATAAAACCTGATATTGGTTTCTGGATTAAAGGGATTGGGGTAATTCTGGTATAGATGACATCCCGGTAAGGGACTATTACTGGCAGGGTAATCTTCTTCCAATGATAGGAGGATATAACCATCTGAATCTATCCTAATCCTGTCTTTACCAAATTCCCCGTTATTCTCATTATAGACCCAGCAATTTTCAACTACTGTTCTGTTCCGGTCTTCGCTGATCAACTGAAAACTCAATTCATATTCATCTCTCAGTTCCGGGTCTATATAAGCCAAAATCTGCACAGATTCACTTTCGACAACAGATGCTCCAATGCAGGTAGTGCCCTGAAATACACCAATTTCTTCCACATCTTCGTCAATATCAAGTACATCTATAACCAGGTAGTCTGGCTGGTCAGCAAAATAGAAATATTTCGGAGTTTCTCTTTCGGGATTCTGTTCTGCTCCTCCACCTCCGGGAGGATCCCAGGTCCAGTAAGTGCTGATATCAGTTATAATGATGTACATCTTGCCGTATTCCAGGTTTTTCCCGGTTGTAACGCTGGATGGTGTGCTAAATCCGTTAATTGGCTTTTTATAACACCAGTCTTCCGCATATATGGTTGTTACATGATCCCAAAGACCGCTAAAAGCATCAACTATGTTTCTGGTCTCTGGTATCCAGTAACCCAGCCATTTATCTGTATTTGCTGGTAGATTGAATTGATAAGTATTACTAAGCCGATAGCCTTCCAGAGGAATATAGAAAGTATCATCCGTAAACCTTTTCACTTTATATCCCACTGCAGAATATAATGTCCTTTCTGGATACCAACAAGTAACATAATAAGAATATTGCGAAGCTTCTTTTGTATCAATTTGCATAAATGCTCCTGGATCATAAGGATACAAATCACTCATATCCAGAATATCACTTATATTATCCGAAATATCAGTATTAAGTTCTCCTACTCTGGGGAAACTTTCCCAGTTCCAGTGATTACCTTCGCATTCTTTTACATCAACAACCGTTGGTATAGCTCCCATATCAGAAATGGTTCCGTCTTCGTCATATAAATTACCTCTACCCCTGTCAATACACGGGCTGCCTTCCATAATGCAACCTACAAGATTGACATCATCATCAGAATATGTACAAATAAAAGGATCCCCTTCAATACAGTTATAGAGTGAAAGACCTGTCTGTCCAGTATCCACTATATTGATCATACTGTAATCAATATTTATGATCTGATCTTCATCATTATGCGATGCAATATCATTAGGTGAATTATCATACATGATCGAGTTCAGCATGTTTACCTGACTATCTTCATAAATATATAATCCTCCACCATCACCTTCCTCTTCATCATTTATTTCATTATCGAAAATGGTAACATTAGTCATATTCACTTCAGAATCTCCAACAAAAATCGCTCCTCCATAATATCCTGCCTTGTTATCGGTAATTACACAATTGGATATTTCTACATTAGATCTAACAATTTTAAGTGCTCCCCCTCCAAGATCACCTTCATCTGATATATCAACTTCTGAACCTTCTGTTCCTCCTCTAAAAGTAAATCCATCTATCCGAATCAGATCAGAATCGCAATCTGTGATTCGCAGTATCGAATTTGCACAATTTCCGTCCATTTTGATTATCGTATTTAAAGCATCACTGCAAGATGATAGTGTTATCTGACGCGAACCTGCATAATTATCAATTAGAAGATTCTCCTCATAAATTCCAGGATAAACAAATATTGTTTTTGCTTGCCCAGGCTGAATAGAATCAATTGCACTTTGAATTGATGCATTAGGTCCGACATATATTGCATTTTCACCATAGCTCCATTGATAGATTAATACTTCTATATCATCAATATAAGGATGTTCTTCATTTGCGGATATTAATATTACTCCACAGCGATCAAATACTGTAAAGTTTTCACTAACTGAAACGGTGATAGATCCGTCTCCTGAACCTTGATTGCTTGATGAAAATGACAACCAATCCGAACCTTCTACTATACTGGCTGTCCAGCCTAAACTCTCAATACCCGACGTATCAATATGTATATCAACATCAGTACTTTCAGATTGTATTTCAATTACTCCACTTTCGGGAGATGAAAAACCTAATTCTTCCAAATGCAGCACCGTTACGCCCATCAAATTATAAGAAATGGAATTATTCACGAAGGGTTCTCCCCAGTAAAATGAGTCATAATAGAAATCCCAGGTTGTCTTTACATATATTCTGCAGTCATCTGTTCCGGGTTCGATATCATAACCGAAAGCCAGCATTGTATGTCCATATTCCCCGGTATTACCTAAGAAATGAAGAACAACAGGA
This is a stretch of genomic DNA from Candidatus Stygibacter australis. It encodes these proteins:
- a CDS encoding T9SS type A sorting domain-containing protein, giving the protein PLRSRSEIDNVPSYKWSYGCAPTAGAMLIAYYDHYADNVGKGYINLYPGDLPENNEEYGTTNWPDCINGGTISVNECPLSASHQGIGGQTGRGHVDDFWLGYGCTDEDPYINSWDLHVFNCIADYSGTSQNGSGTVPFDGATVLAFFTDGIPYYGIGTQVEFCYGLQNYCESKGYVVEYVYNQYIYEEGLVDGFTLNELTTELDNGNPVVLHFLGNTGEYGHTMLAFGYDIEPGTDDCRIYVKTTWDFYYDSFYWGEPFVNNSISYNLMGVTVLHLEELGFSSPESGVIEIQSESTDVDIHIDTSGIESLGWTASIVEGSDWLSFSSSNQGSGDGSITVSVSENFTVFDRCGVILISANEEHPYIDDIEVLIYQWSYGENAIYVGPNASIQSAIDSIQPGQAKTIFVYPGIYEENLLIDNYAGSRQITLSSCSDALNTIIKMDGNCANSILRITDCDSDLIRIDGFTFRGGTEGSEVDISDEGDLGGGALKIVRSNVEISNCVITDNKAGYYGGAIFVGDSEVNMTNVTIFDNEINDEEEGDGGGLYIYEDSQVNMLNSIMYDNSPNDIASHNDEDQIINIDYSMINIVDTGQTGLSLYNCIEGDPFICTYSDDDVNLVGCIMEGSPCIDRGRGNLYDEDGTISDMGAIPTVVDVKECEGNHWNWESFPRVGELNTDISDNISDILDMSDLYPYDPGAFMQIDTKEASQYSYYVTCWYPERTLYSAVGYKVKRFTDDTFYIPLEGYRLSNTYQFNLPANTDKWLGYWIPETRNIVDAFSGLWDHVTTIYAEDWCYKKPINGFSTPSSVTTGKNLEYGKMYIIITDISTYWTWDPPGGGGAEQNPERETPKYFYFADQPDYLVIDVLDIDEDVEEIGVFQGTTCIGASVVESESVQILAYIDPELRDEYELSFQLISEDRNRTVVENCWVYNENNGEFGKDRIRIDSDGYILLSLEEDYPASNSPLPGCHLYQNYPNPFNPETNIRFYLSMETSGAELTIYNIRGQEVKNYDLDSYMGGREHVISWKGRNNRGNKVSSGIYFYRLNSDQGSVSNKMVLMK
- a CDS encoding T9SS type A sorting domain-containing protein — protein: MKFVILIFLIPLSLSSALITVNLDGTGNYASVNEAMDASIAGDSLLVYPGIYYENIHLYKEITLMSLYGISGEESYIDSTILDGNSITSVLATTQNNSDFFAVVITGFTIQNGFARSLHDEHALGGGIYAFGIDITINHCKVINNRAFIGGGICLFCTTASLSANEITGNTAVTDAGGIFIHNTECDFSETELNSIYLNYCGKTNDIAYSNVDGLVLDITLALFTVSQYNSYFVKSFQNPPIEDPQFINLTVIDHLIDPISEDIYVSPDGDNENSGLSADQPLQTVSYALAMYDGSSPETHTLHVSDGYYGISANNEKLPWHLHSNLVIEGESEENTVISTEGYPCHIVCTESISFNIVIRNMTLLGGNLHPNIWINDADGLTLENITISELSWIGNVINLAMCNAVLRDLKIYDVIGTCPIFLTHYSDQYMLLENVDISGVYQNQNELYPSDMACGIGTMSDTAFEYARFDLINCKFVDIYTENSTYPVLCATGCDFSLFSDVNMINCVVSNTRTNDETDPAIYVMDSRLNLVNCIVYDVDNRALFMDYYDMMLPEITVDHSLVQGGEAGVGGYWGSLNWLEGNLDCDPMFDMSMPDRYSLSEGSPCIDAGTLDLPEGIELPEYDLAGNPRISGDMIDMGPYEWQYPDAIDNNEIYALNQDIIVYPNPIIPGKMRDGRAWIEWSGEDVSGDVSFEIFNIKGQRIRSFKIQNSSRNNRDKITPASWDLCDEAGNTVSSGVYFLRISKDGEYIEQRKLTVIK